One Pocillopora verrucosa isolate sample1 chromosome 10, ASM3666991v2, whole genome shotgun sequence genomic window carries:
- the LOC131774827 gene encoding probable G-protein coupled receptor 19, with protein sequence MGSTQTLERIVASSDTVSNFSHLNNNTEAIDDIYVFTPAGDTAKLVLCSVLLAIGALGFFGNCFLFYFLCLKVNKAAFRASRFLNNIRLYLRSLALSDIFTSGVALPLLCTQVLFDVFQSGWPCKIARYFQLVFPTITLNNLMVISLEKYLSTRRIPRTFSIETVRKMIIGAWVFGVLIMLVSVAPYNGMRLSLNETHFTIVCRNDENFYPFRVTMLLFPLQYILPSIFVNFINISLIKTVWRRSKTRVGNGTINACKTRLTVTRIKGTSLLIAITFSFTIPCLFFIANIAYTQIAKPQRGFAVDYIIRYAAGGFAFGSSVINFTICLAQMKDFREFLKSFLVLKARKRGRPRIVPVIYRTTVQQGLSWQKMNSKDTTNWLELSHQNNRAKIFSFSNSL encoded by the coding sequence ATGGGTAGTACGCAAACTTTGGAGAGGATTGTTGCTTCAAGTGATACTGTAAGTAATTTTTCGCATCTGAACAATAACACGGAAGCAATTGACGATATCTACGTGTTCACGCCGGCTGGAGACACCGCTAAACTTGTGCTCTGTTCAGTTTTGTTGGCTATTGGAGCATTGGGATTTTTCGGcaattgttttttgttctattttctGTGTCTAAAGGTTAATAAAGCCGCATTTCGAGCCAGCCGTTTCCTGAACAATATAAGATTGTATCTGAGGAGCTTAGCTCTGTCCGACATTTTTACTTCTGGCGTGGCTCTACCTCTATTATGCACTCAAGTTTTATTTGATGTCTTCCAAAGTGGGTGGCCATGCAAGATTGCTCGATATTTCCAGTTAGTATTCCCTACCATTACGCTGAATAACCTCATGGTGATAAGTCTAGAAAAGTACTTATCAACCCGGCGAATTCCACGCACGTTCAGCATCGAAACAGTCCGTAAAATGATCATTGGTGCGTGGGTATTTGGAGTCCTCATTATGTTAGTTTCTGTTGCCCCGTATAACGGAATGAGACTCAGTCTCAATGAAACCCATTTTACCATTGTGTGCAGAAATGACGAAAATTTCTACCCATTTCGAGTAACGATGCTCTTATTTCCATTACAGTACATCCTGCCGAGTATATTTGTGAATTTCATCAACATAAGTTTGATcaaaacagtgtggagaagaagTAAAACAAGAGTTGGAAACGGTACAATTAACGCTTGCAAGACTCGGTTGAcagtcacgagaataaaaggAACATCGCTTCTCATTGCTATAACCTTTTCCTTCACCATTCCGTGTCTTTTCTTTATAGCTAATATTGCATACACTCAGATAGCCAAACCACAACGAGGTTTTGCTGTAGATTATATAATACGCTATGCTGCTGGCGGTTTCGCATTTGGTAGCAGCGTGATAAACTTTACGATTTGCCTAGCTCAAATGAAGGACTTCCGGGAGTTTCTGAAGAGTTTTTTAGTCTTAAAAGCAAGGAAAAGAGGCAGACCTCGTATTGTACCTGTGATCTATAGGACAACAGTACAACAGGGCCTTTCATGGcaaaaaatgaactcaaaagATACGACGAACTGGCTTGAATTAAGCCATCAAAACAAtcgagcaaaaatattttccttctcgAACTCCTTGTAA
- the LOC131774801 gene encoding all trans-polyprenyl-diphosphate synthase PDSS1, which yields MDPHSLTETHLSQLCETIKKELNSSIKPLRDVSQYYFDGQGKYIRPMIVLLTAEACNTHTSKNRKILPSQTTVVMVSEMIHTASLVHDDVIDGADTRRGKTSVNKMFGERMSVLAADYILACASQALAKLGNSEVVELLARVVDDLVKGEFMQLGSKENPDERFNHYLEKTYKKTASLIACCCKAVAVFGDCGPEVQEIAFQYGRNIGMAFQVVDDILDFIASEGEMGKPTATDLRLGLATAPVLFACEQYPDLNALIMRRFKGPNDVEEAREAVYKSDGIARSYTLASQYAKEAVKQINKLSSSSQRDALITITQQILQRRK from the exons ATGGACCCTCATTCTTTAACAGAAACACATTTATCACAACTCTgcgaaacaataaaaaag GAACTTAATTCCTCCATCAAACCTCTGAGAGATGTAAGTCAGTATTACTTTGATGGTCAAGGAAAATACATCAGACCAATGATCGTGCTTTTGACTGCAGAGGCGTGTAACACACACACCTCCAAAAACAG GAAAATCCTTCCATCACAAACAACAGTTGTAATGGTGTCAGAAATGATTCACACAGCCAGCCTGGTTCACGATGATGTTATTGATGGAGCTGATACCAGGCGGGGAAAAACATCTGTCAATAAAATGTTTGGAGAGAGGATGTCAGTTTTAGCAGCAGACTACATTCTTGCATGTGCTTCTCAAGCTCTGGCTAAGCTTGGAAATAGTGAAGTTGTAGAATTATTAGCCAGAGTTGTAGATGACCTTGTAAAAG GTGAATTTATGCAGCTAGGATCAAAAGAAAATCCCGATGAGAGGTTTAATCATTACTTAGAAAAGACATACAAGAAAACTGCAAGTTTGATAGCATGTTGTTGCAAAGCA GTGGCTGTATTTGGAGATTGTGGCCCAGAAGTACAAGAAATTGCCTTTCAGTAtggcagaaatattggaatGGCTTTTCAG GTAGTAGATGATATTCTGGATTTTATAGCCAGTGAAGGAGAGATGGGAAAACCAACAGCTACAGATCTTCGGCTGGGGCTTGCAACTGCGCCTGTCTTGTTTGCGTGCGAACAG TACCCTGATTTGAATGCGCTCATCATGCGTCGGTTTAAAGGCCCTAATGACGTGGAAGAAGCTCGGGAAGCAGTTTATAAG agtGATGGTATTGCACGCTCTTATACACTGGCCAGTCAGTATGCTAAAGAGGCAGTCAAACAAATCAACAAGCTGTCTTCTTCTTCCCAGAGAGATGCATTGATCACAATCACTCAGCAGATCCTACAAAGACGAAAGTAA
- the LOC131774826 gene encoding neuropeptide Y receptor type 6-like encodes MEKGKTWWPSPNWTSNDSSRMGRNQTEAMDPVYVFTPAGNTAKHVLCLVLSVIGTVGFVGNCSLFYFLWQKKTTSPIQKSRFVRSLNLYMRSLSLSDLLSCSMSLPFLCLQILFDLMQSGCLCKMVRYLNFVFPAITINNLVVISLAKYLSTRKNPYTLGVTAVRRMIIGAWILGITTMLLPAATYDGVAVRLNDSHFTVICRYNQNFYPFQITAVIFPLQYVIPGIFITYVNACLLKTLWIRTGRQIRHAKTSAFKAKLTVTRIRATYLLISLTFAFICPYFVYIGNTAYTQIMKPQRSFSTDYIVRYVGGSIGAYFSSALNFIIYFVQIKDFRAYLRNNFRSRCIRINT; translated from the coding sequence atggaaaaaggaaaaacttggtgGCCATCTCCTAACTGGACTTCAAACGATTCGTCACGCATGGGCCGTAATCAGACTGAAGCAATGGACCCTGTTTACGTGTTCACGCCCGCTGGAAACACTGCTAAACATGTGCTCTGCTTAGTTTTGTCAGTCATTGGCACAGTAGGGTTCGTTGGAAACTGTTCgctgttttactttctttggcAGAAGAAAACCACAAGTCCAATCCAAAAGAGTCGTTTCGTGCGCAGTTTGAACTTGTATATGAGGAGTTTATCCCTCTCTGATCTCCTTTCTTGTTCCATGTCGCTACCCTTTCTATGCCTTCAAATTCTTTTCGATCTTATGCAGAGTGGGTGTCTGTGCAAGATGGTTCGCTATTTGAATTTCGTGTTTCCCGCTATTACGATAAATAACCTGGTTGTTATCAGTTTAGCGAAATATTTATCAACTCGTAAGAATCCTTACACGCTTGGAGTCACCGCAGTCCGTAGGATGATCATTGGGGCTTGGATTTTAGGAATAACCACCATGTTACTTCCAGCAGCCACTTACGACGGAGTAGCAGTGCGTCTAAATGACAGTCATTTTACAGTGATCTGCCGTTACAATCAGAACTTCTACCCCTTTCAGATAACCGCCGTTATTTTCCCATTACAATACGTCATTCCTGGCATTTTCATAACATATGTCAACGCGTGTTTGCTGAAGACTCTGTGGATTAGGACTGGAAGACAAATTCGTCATGCAAAGACTAGTGCCTTCAAAGCAAAACTTACAGTTACCAGAATCAGAGCAACTTACcttctaatttctcttacaTTTGCCTTTATATGCCCATATTTTGTCTACATAGGCAACACTGCATACACCCAGATAATGAAACCGCAGCGCTCATTTTCAACAGATTACATTGTGCGTTATGTGGGTGGCAGTATTGGGGCATATTTTAGCAGCGCCTTAAACTTCATCATATACTTTGTCCAAATTAAGGATTTTCGCGCATATCTAAGAAACAACTTCCGTTCGCGATGCATCAGGATCAACACGTAG